TCAATAAACAGAACGCGAATACACAAACTACCGATATCCAACAAAACTTTATAGGCGACTTTAAGGTTGCCGGGCTTCGAAATAGAGTCGTTATCGGGTTGGATTATTTTAATGCCACCCAAACGGATAATGGTACGGGGTATGCTTTTTACGGAAATATTACTCCTGAAGGTGGGGCCAACGGGGACAATCCCTTTACCCCGGAGGTTGAAACGGATCCATATCCCCTCTCCACAGCCGGTGTTGATGCGGTGTTGGCGTCACAGGCGGTGGGAAACAACAAATCCAAATACCATATTTACAGTGTGTATGCTTCCGATGTATTAAATATTACTGATCAACTTTCCGCTATGGTAGGTTTGCGTTTGGATCGATTTGACAACGAAGGCGATTTGACAACTACCGAGGATGATTATGACCAAACAACCCTATCCCCAAAATTTGGCGTATTATACCAGCCAATAGCCGATAGGCTTTCAATCTTTGCAAACTATCAAAATGGCTTTACCAACGTAGCGCCCCAATTGGTTGGAAATCCAGAGGAAGGCCCACAAACCCTGAAGACTTTTGATCCGGAACAAGCCAATCAATTGGAATTTGGAGTTAAGACAAACCTTTTCAAAAATAGATTGAACATTACTGCAAGCTATTATGACATTAAAGTGATAGACCGCGTAATCACAGATCCAGCATCGCCTTTCAATAAAATACAGGGTGGGGAAGTGGTTAGCAAAGGTTTTGAAATTGAAGTCAACGCCAACCCCATTCCTGGCTTAAACCTTCGTGCCGGCTATAGCAACAACGATAGCGAAACTACCAAGTCTGACAATACCGAAATCCTCAACAGACGTCCGCTAGAGGCTGGGCCGGAAACGCTTTATAACTTTTGGGCAAGCTATGAAATCCAAACAGGAACGCTCGATGGTTTTGGCTTAGGGGCCGGCTTTAACGGTGCCAGTGAAAGTTTTGCCATAAACTACGAATCTACTGGAGAATTTATGTTGCCCAGCTATACTGTAGTGAATGCTTCCGTTTTTTATCAGGCCAATAGATATCGAATAGGTTTAAAATTAAATAATGCTCTAAATGAAGAATATTACAAAGGCTGGTCTACCATTAACCCACAGATGCCCAGAGCATTGCTGGCCAATATTTCCTATTCGTTTTAATTAGCAAGTAAAAGGGCAGCCCACTATGTACAGGGCTGTCCTTTTCAATATCACTTACATGAACTTTAAAAAAATTATATTCCAACTGCATAAAATACTCGGCCTCTCTACGGGCTTAGTAGTTTTTGTGGTGGCCATTACGGGCTGCTGTTGGGCATTTCGCGAGGAAATTGAAAGCCTTTACGACGATTATAAAAAAGTAGAACCTCAGCAAACTGCAATCTTAACGCCCACGGAAGCAAAAGATATTGCAACCGCTGTCTTTCCCCAGCAAACAATTCACGGTACTCTTTTTAAAAAGGCTGATGATGCCATAGAGGTTATTTTTTATGACCCAGAACCCGAATTTTATCAAAGTGTATTTCTAAATCCGTATTCCGGGAAGGTTATCCAGGTTGACGATCACCTCTCTGGATTCTTTCCCTTTATGCTGAAAGGGCATATGCGCCTGTGGCTACCAAAAAAAATTGGGGAACAGGTAGTTGGGATTTCAATATTGATATTTATTGTGATCATCATTTCGGGCTTTATTTTATGGCTGCCTAAAAAGCGAAAAAATCTAAAACAGCGGGTAAAATTTGACTGGAAAAAAACCACCAAATGGAAACGCAAGAATTTCGATTTACACTCCATAATCGGTTTTTATGTATGTGCGCTCGCCTTGATTCTGGCATTTACAGGCTCGGTAATGTCCTATAACTGGCTGAAATATGTTGTGTATAAAACGGTTGGAGGGGAAAAGGAAGCGCAATTTATTATTCCTGAAAACAGAACTGCAGCCAGCAATAATGATAGCATTGTACCAATGGACTATTTGATAGTAAAACTTCAAAAGGAATCGCCGAATGCAACGGCCTATGAATTGCATTATCCAAAGACGCCTGAAGAAAGTATTTATGTGGAAGTATCCAATAGTGAGGGCCTGTATTATAATGCCGACTATCGGTTTTTTGACCAATACACCTTGGAAGAGATTGAGACTCCCGGAATCTACGGAAAATATAAGGATGCAAAACTTGCCGATAAAATTCTGAGGATGAACTACGATATCCACATAGGCGCTATTGGGGGAATAGCCGGTAAAATAATAGCTTTTTTTTCAAGCCTGCTCATAGCAAGTCTTCCGGTTACGGGAGTTTTATTGTGGTATGGACGCAATTATAAAAAGAAGAAGAAGAATAAGAAGAAAGACTCTTAAGGTGAAAGTTGTATGAACAGCGAACGTTTAAAAAAGCTTATGAAACTTTTGGTTTAAAATCTATAGTAATATAGGAGATTTTGTATGCAAACTGCTTAAAAACAGTACAATACCACAACAAAAATCCTTTATTAAATTCAGGTGGTTTATTAAGGGTGTTTCTTACTATTGTGAATAGGGTAAACCTCGGGAAGGCCAACCTAATCCACCCACTAAAGATCAAATTTATAACGATCCACCTAGCTGGCGCGCGTTTGCAACGCCTGGCAAAATAATTTCTTAACTGCGGCACAGCTATAATTAATTAAAAATAACAAATGAGTTTTTCAAGAAAGGAAATGGTGGCAAGTTATGTAGCCAAGGTGGGTAGTGGAAGTTTAGACTATTCACAAATAGCTGCGGAATTCAAAGCCAAGGGCATAGACCAGAAAGAAAGCACGGTTTTGCTAAGACGTATTGATAGGGATCTGTTGCGAATGGCGGAAATGGAAAAGCGTCGCCAGTCTGGAAAAAATATGATCTTGGTAGGGCTAGGGATTGCCTTAATTGGAGTTGTCTATACACTGTTAAGCTATATTCGTGTTTATGAAACTGGGGGTTCGTATCTTCTGTTTTATGGCCCTGTTTTAAGTGGCATTGGCATTGCTGTTCTAGGGAGGATGCGTATGGGGTAAAGTTGATTTGCACCATCAAGGGGGATTTATAATCTGTAAAAAAAAACTTATGAAAAACATACTTATATTATTTAACCTGTTAGTTATATCATTGAACTCCTTTGCCCAAAGTGAAATTACCTATGAAAAGGGGGAGCTCCACTCAGAAAATCAATTGGGGATTGATCTATTCTATTTTGTGCATCAAACATTTGCGGATGCTTTTTATATGACAGATTTATACAAACAACTTAGTGATGATGAAATGTATTCCATTTTGCACACTGCCTATTATTCAGTTACAAAAGACCAAAAGGTGTTGGTAAAAATAAAACAGCCAAAAGGAGCAGTTGCTCGGTTGGGTTTTAATTTTATGGGCAATACTGAAAAACTGGGGGATATATTGGTGCTAGCTACCAATTTTAACAGAGAAAGCCGCACTTTCGAAAAAAAAGTTGATCCAGAACAATCTATTTATAGATGGTATAAAATTGAACAAGGAAAATTGGTGTATCGAAAAGATTTATATTCAAAAGAAGCAGAAAAAGAAAACCGTGAAAAGAATTCATATTCCCTAATAGGCATGTATTTATTTGATGACAATTTTGAGAATGATGATAAAGTGAAACCATTATTGGATGAATTACTGGCCTCAGATAAAGAAGATATAGAGAAACTATATGGTTATTTATATTTAGGGGAATATTGGATTTTAAATAACAACTTGACAAAAGCGGAAGAAGCTCTTAATAACCTTAAAGATCTATTGAGGAATAGCGAATCTATTCCTAAAGGTTATTCTTTAATTGCAAATATGGCAACTACGGAGTTGGAGATGATGAAAAGATTCAATAATTAAGCTAAATGACAGAATTTACGGAGTTATACCAACGGCTCTCGAACAGGGAGCTTTTTTGTTACTGAAGTATCTAAATTTAATGACTTTTTGAAGCGGAGATAAGTGGATTTATCGAGTTACAATTTCCTAACATATAGTGGAATTGACCCATTCATTGTTTGTAAAAGTGTACGCGGCAAGACACGGGGGAGACGCCCGCGCCAAGGACTTAGAATATTCCATAAGATTTTGGAAATTGGTTGGAGTACTTTAAAATAGAGTAACAATGTAAATGCTATGTGTTAATGGACACGCTTTGCAAAAGCGCGACACGAGATGATAATTAAAGACCAATGAGTTATGCTATTGAGGTGCAGAAGTAGTTCTTGCTTTAATTCTATCTATTGAGGACATGAGCGGGACGCTCGCGCCAGCGGGGGGGGAGATGTTGTGTTTTGCTCTATTTGTAGCCATAGATTTATTTTCCG
This region of Aequorivita marisscotiae genomic DNA includes:
- a CDS encoding PepSY-associated TM helix domain-containing protein, with amino-acid sequence MNFKKIIFQLHKILGLSTGLVVFVVAITGCCWAFREEIESLYDDYKKVEPQQTAILTPTEAKDIATAVFPQQTIHGTLFKKADDAIEVIFYDPEPEFYQSVFLNPYSGKVIQVDDHLSGFFPFMLKGHMRLWLPKKIGEQVVGISILIFIVIIISGFILWLPKKRKNLKQRVKFDWKKTTKWKRKNFDLHSIIGFYVCALALILAFTGSVMSYNWLKYVVYKTVGGEKEAQFIIPENRTAASNNDSIVPMDYLIVKLQKESPNATAYELHYPKTPEESIYVEVSNSEGLYYNADYRFFDQYTLEEIETPGIYGKYKDAKLADKILRMNYDIHIGAIGGIAGKIIAFFSSLLIASLPVTGVLLWYGRNYKKKKKNKKKDS